The following are encoded together in the Leguminivora glycinivorella isolate SPB_JAAS2020 chromosome 18, LegGlyc_1.1, whole genome shotgun sequence genome:
- the LOC125235874 gene encoding uncharacterized protein LOC125235874, whose translation MSNSPATPRKQNNITKYKLKTCKEDNNNATNKFTERQQARTFISWFKRMIDHERQNFGLYLSDDAILEWFGRTIKTRKKVQSFLRYDMQCSLHDFTTVESIDKVQLRHERIINKRKDDTVLASPLHSPELISCKTSAKKRLLRSTCNSPEWAEGCQSDDKSTERKRLKSRHIESLHDDQHNSLKRGHPDDVSSKGDGIAERRPKQKCIAVTPPNHELGQGDCLPSTSGNTASHEALNAQLPKLAVECNGYIEFTRTRNNRSTDCMKWERKCKVQISYSEDPLNVGEYIIWSLHYIDETKCRRNLMAAFEAAEEESNKIK comes from the exons ATGTCAAACTCTCCAGCTACTCCTCGCAAGCAAAACAATATTACCAAATACAAACTAAAAACATGTAAAGAAGACAATAACAATGCAACCAATAAGTTTACAGAGCGCCAGCAAGCTCGCACTTTCATTTCATGGTTCAAACGCATGATTGACCATGAGCGACAGAACTTCGGCTTGTATCTATCAGATGATGCGATCCTCGAGTGGTTTGGCAGAACAATAAAAACTAGAAAGAAAGTTCAATCATTCCTGAGATATGACATGCAGTGCTCCCTCCACGATTTTACAACTGTTGAAAGCATAGATAAGGTCCAATTGAGGCATGAAAGAATTATCAATAAGAG AAAGGATGATACAGTTCTAGCTAGTCCTCTACATTCACCTGAGCTTATAAGCTGCAAGACATCAGCTAAGAAAAGGTTGCTCAGATCTACCTGTAACAGCCCTGAATGGGCAGAAGGTTGTCAGTCTGATGATAAAAGTACTGAAAGAAAAAGGCTAAAGAGCAGACATATTGAATCTCTGCACGATGACCAACATAACAGCTTAAAACGAGGCCACCCAGATGATGTCAGTAGCAAAGGAGATGGCATTGCAGAAAGAAGGCCGAAACAAAAGTGTATTGCTGTCACACCACCTAACCACGAGCTTGGTCAAGGTGATTGCCTACCCTCTACAAGTGGTAACACTGCTTCACATGAAGCTCTCAATGCTCAGCTGCCAAAACTTGCTGTAGAATGCAACGGGTACATAGAGTTCACTAGAACTAGAAACAACCGCAGTACAGACTGCATGAAGTGGGAACGGAAATGCAAAGTGCAAATTAGTTACTCGGAAGACCCATTGAATGTTGGAGAGTACATTATATGGTCCTTACATTATATTGACGAAACCAAGTGTAGGAGAAATCTGATGGCTGCATTTGAAGCAGCGGAAGAGGAATCAAATAAGATCAAGTGA